In Cervus elaphus chromosome 31, mCerEla1.1, whole genome shotgun sequence, one DNA window encodes the following:
- the LOC122687558 gene encoding keratin-associated protein 6-1-like, protein MCGYYGNYYGGLGYGSYGYGGLGCGYGSCYGSGFRRLGCGYGYGARSLCGSGYGCGARSLCGSGYGYGARTLCGCGYGCGSGSGSGFGYYY, encoded by the coding sequence ATGTGTGGCTACTACGGAAACTACTATGGCGGCCTGGGCTATGGAAGCTACGGCTACGGAGGCCTGGGCTGTGGCTATGGCTCCTGCTATGGGTCTGGCTTCCGCAGGCTGGGCTGTGGCTACGGCTATGGTGCCCGCTCTCTCTGCGGAAGTGGCTACGGCTGTGGCGCCCGCTCTCTCTGCGGAAGTGGCTACGGCTATGGCGCCCGCACTCTCTGTGGCTGTGGTTACGGATGCGGCTCTGGCTCTGGCTCTGGCTTTGGCTACTACTATTGA